A genome region from Aquificaceae bacterium includes the following:
- the cmr5 gene encoding type III-B CRISPR module-associated protein Cmr5, whose protein sequence is MKSRLQQVAGLAYECVKGVKGKGFEGKYASHARKLPSMIVHNGLLTTCAFIRAKAKDDGWQEIENHIKLYLEKMEGKKVDSLVEFFAGLDFAQYRLYTQKILYFAQWLKRLAEGELKYEAEQD, encoded by the coding sequence ATGAAAAGCAGGCTTCAGCAGGTGGCAGGACTGGCTTATGAATGCGTAAAGGGGGTAAAGGGTAAGGGGTTTGAAGGTAAATACGCATCTCACGCAAGAAAGTTGCCTTCCATGATAGTTCACAACGGACTTTTGACCACCTGCGCTTTCATAAGAGCCAAGGCAAAGGATGATGGCTGGCAGGAGATAGAAAACCACATAAAGCTCTATCTTGAAAAGATGGAGGGGAAAAAGGTCGACAGCCTTGTGGAGTTCTTTGCCGGTCTTGACTTTGCCCAGTATAGACTTTACACCCAGAAGATTCTTTACTTTGCCCAGTGGCTAAAAAGACTGGCAGAAGGGGAGCTAAAGTATGAAGCAGAGCAGGATTAA
- the cas2 gene encoding CRISPR-associated endonuclease Cas2: MEKRAWVVVYDIGDHRSRHRVARVLRTVGFHIQRSTFYIQSMSQREIQALISRLEKHINRKTDRLFVYPVEELEHAEGYLIKPWETFII; encoded by the coding sequence ATGGAAAAAAGAGCGTGGGTCGTGGTCTATGACATAGGAGACCATAGAAGCAGGCACAGGGTAGCAAGGGTTTTAAGAACTGTGGGCTTTCACATACAGCGTAGCACCTTTTACATACAGTCCATGAGCCAGAGGGAAATACAGGCTCTGATAAGCAGGCTTGAAAAACATATAAACAGAAAAACTGACAGGCTTTTTGTTTACCCTGTGGAAGAGCTGGAGCATGCAGAGGGCTATCTGATAAAACCATGGGAAACCTTCATAATCTGA
- the cas1 gene encoding CRISPR-associated endonuclease Cas1, with product MGNLHNLKRPLLFFSNGYNLSKKKGRLCVKLNGKEHTFPVSYLSALFLVGRGTITTEALTMLSRAGTGLCLLSRNFNLKGIFTPEDEHSSVVERRIRQYELWKSQRLRVASRIVVMKIIEVEREFSVNLEYMRTMAERADSIEELMGYEGIASRYMFESLSREIPQFSGRNYRPPKDHVNALLSLVYNIAYYQARSLLLTLGLDPYLSFLHSRRGRHASFASDIMEPLRPFLTKHVVELLKKDTITTSHFIKDKESRLLNRDGMRIFINSLEPVYQKCLDRLWDTLLELMEVEYEACSV from the coding sequence ATGGGAAACCTTCATAATCTGAAAAGACCTCTTCTCTTCTTCTCCAATGGCTATAACCTCTCAAAAAAGAAGGGCAGGCTTTGCGTCAAACTTAACGGTAAAGAGCATACCTTTCCAGTCTCTTATCTATCAGCCCTCTTCCTTGTAGGCAGAGGCACCATAACCACAGAAGCTCTCACTATGCTCTCAAGGGCTGGCACAGGTCTGTGCCTTTTATCCAGAAACTTCAACCTAAAGGGCATCTTTACACCAGAGGACGAGCATAGTTCTGTGGTAGAGAGAAGGATCAGACAATACGAGCTGTGGAAGAGCCAGCGACTAAGAGTAGCTTCAAGGATCGTGGTTATGAAGATAATTGAGGTTGAGAGGGAGTTTTCTGTTAACCTTGAGTATATGAGAACCATGGCAGAAAGGGCGGACAGCATAGAGGAATTGATGGGCTACGAGGGGATTGCATCCAGATACATGTTTGAGTCCCTATCAAGGGAAATCCCGCAGTTTTCTGGGAGAAACTACAGACCGCCTAAGGACCATGTAAATGCTCTTCTGAGCCTTGTTTACAACATAGCCTACTATCAGGCAAGAAGCCTTCTGCTAACTCTGGGGCTTGACCCCTACCTTTCCTTTCTTCACAGTCGGAGAGGCAGGCATGCCAGTTTTGCCTCCGACATAATGGAACCACTCAGACCTTTCCTGACTAAACATGTAGTGGAACTCTTGAAAAAAGACACAATTACAACGAGCCACTTTATCAAAGATAAAGAAAGTCGCCTGCTCAACAGAGATGGAATGCGGATTTTCATCAACAGCCTTGAGCCAGTTTATCAAAAATGCCTTGACAGATTATGGGACACACTTCTTGAATTGATGGAGGTAGAGTATGAGGCTTGTAGTGTATGA
- the cmr4 gene encoding type III-B CRISPR module RAMP protein Cmr4 has protein sequence MNRRTYLLKVLTPLHVGAGQGLSHVDLPIVREVHTGFPLVPGSSLKGCIREYHLRRVWREYFADKGVNLSDLDEEVSSGRKKLRAINEDSFKKDLEYMRQVFGTAGELEEGNAGKVVFTDARLLFFPVRSVSHIFLLVTCPYALQRYARDTGKEIRVESPKDSEAFCYSMEVAIDNRVMLEEFVFDAKPAGEGLVGFVNSLGIEDKQRVVLVSDTVFSELVQSYTEVQTHVKIDPDSGTVKKGPLWTTEYLPAESVLYVNFFVEDGVEFSAPSEIWLGGDMTTGKGLVKLREVKP, from the coding sequence ATGAATAGAAGGACTTACCTTTTAAAGGTTCTCACTCCCCTTCATGTGGGTGCGGGGCAGGGGCTGTCGCACGTTGACCTGCCCATAGTGAGGGAGGTTCACACGGGCTTTCCCCTTGTGCCGGGTAGTAGCCTTAAAGGTTGTATAAGAGAATATCATCTCAGGCGCGTATGGAGAGAGTACTTTGCAGACAAGGGTGTGAACCTCTCTGACCTTGATGAAGAGGTAAGCAGTGGCAGGAAAAAGCTCAGGGCAATCAACGAAGATAGCTTCAAAAAAGACCTTGAATATATGCGTCAGGTCTTTGGAACGGCTGGGGAACTTGAGGAAGGCAACGCTGGAAAAGTGGTCTTTACCGACGCGAGGCTTCTGTTTTTCCCCGTCAGGAGTGTCAGCCACATATTCCTGCTCGTAACATGCCCCTATGCCCTTCAGAGATACGCAAGGGACACAGGGAAGGAAATAAGGGTTGAAAGTCCGAAGGATAGCGAAGCCTTCTGCTACTCTATGGAAGTTGCCATAGACAACAGGGTTATGCTTGAAGAGTTCGTCTTTGATGCAAAGCCTGCAGGCGAGGGTCTTGTAGGGTTTGTAAACTCGCTGGGTATAGAAGACAAGCAGAGGGTGGTGCTTGTGAGCGATACGGTCTTTTCTGAGCTTGTGCAGAGCTACACGGAGGTGCAGACCCACGTAAAGATTGACCCAGACAGCGGAACTGTAAAGAAAGGCCCCCTCTGGACCACAGAATACCTGCCGGCAGAGAGTGTGCTTTATGTGAACTTCTTTGTGGAGGATGGTGTGGAGTTTTCGGCTCCCTCTGAGATATGGCTTGGTGGGGATATGACAACAGGAAAGGGTCTTGTGAAGCTGAGGGAGGTAAAGCCATGA
- a CDS encoding HepT-like ribonuclease domain-containing protein produces the protein MQTVKKVENLQKLMEELLSLMPLLREKYTVRELGVFGSYARGEEREDSDLDLLVDFEKEPSLWEFMELEDFLSEKLGVRVELVSKKALQSRPAIGQNILSSYVPVREDWQSFKDRAMQGRRRSYHDYLMDIIREIKFIRKHTEGIDFEEFISNDLLTHAITRALEIIGEAAKNLPEELLRNYPEIDWKKVKGMRDRLAHAYFGVDYSVVWRVVKEDLPELQRVVEKMLRDLS, from the coding sequence ATGCAGACAGTCAAAAAGGTTGAAAACCTCCAGAAGTTGATGGAGGAGCTTCTAAGCCTCATGCCCCTTCTTAGGGAGAAGTATACAGTCAGAGAACTTGGCGTTTTTGGCTCCTATGCAAGGGGAGAAGAGAGGGAGGACAGCGACCTTGACCTGCTTGTGGACTTTGAAAAAGAGCCTTCTCTTTGGGAGTTTATGGAGCTGGAGGATTTTCTGTCTGAAAAGCTGGGCGTTAGGGTGGAGCTCGTATCAAAGAAAGCCCTGCAGTCCAGACCTGCCATAGGGCAGAATATTCTTAGCAGTTATGTGCCAGTAAGAGAAGACTGGCAGAGCTTCAAAGATAGAGCCATGCAGGGCAGAAGGCGAAGTTACCATGACTATCTCATGGACATAATCAGAGAAATTAAGTTCATAAGAAAGCACACAGAAGGTATAGATTTTGAAGAATTCATATCAAACGACCTGCTAACGCATGCCATAACCCGAGCCCTTGAGATAATAGGAGAGGCGGCTAAAAACCTTCCAGAGGAGCTACTGAGAAACTATCCAGAGATAGACTGGAAAAAGGTAAAGGGCATGAGAGACAGGCTGGCACATGCCTATTTTGGAGTGGACTACAGCGTTGTCTGGAGAGTGGTAAAGGAAGACCTGCCTGAGCTCCAGAGGGTTGTGGAGAAAATGCTGAGAGACCTCAGCTGA
- the cmr6 gene encoding type III-B CRISPR module RAMP protein Cmr6 — protein MKQSRIKNFSELPGGSVHSAVKRLSEKSRNPNLGLLFYKLLPFWFEVDELERGIKSQHSAERLASILEKVKSYSIRLPAVPCQKSFKLKTAYRLVVGMGYPSLLENGFLFHHTYGVPYIDGATLKGLARHVLLLSIQEALSERLGEEKPLSEIEKFLLSEEENFRKHRFFEELRNREVEIVLSEPSVKFKDAHITFRKIFGTLEKRGQIIFYDAFPEKFSPDQLELDIMNPHYSEYYQSKGQKPPADWQNPVPVKFLTLKRGVVFRFCLDYEPLGEQEPELPEYAEVLLRTGLQNFGVGGKKAKGYGWFEP, from the coding sequence ATGAAGCAGAGCAGGATTAAAAACTTTTCAGAGTTGCCAGGCGGAAGTGTCCATTCAGCCGTCAAAAGACTTTCAGAGAAGTCTCGAAACCCCAATCTGGGTCTGCTATTTTACAAGCTCCTCCCCTTCTGGTTTGAGGTTGACGAGCTGGAGCGAGGCATAAAGTCCCAGCACTCGGCGGAGAGGTTAGCCTCTATTTTAGAGAAGGTCAAAAGCTACAGTATCAGGCTTCCAGCCGTCCCCTGCCAGAAGAGCTTTAAATTGAAAACCGCCTACAGGCTTGTGGTGGGCATGGGCTATCCATCACTCTTAGAAAACGGCTTTCTCTTTCATCACACCTACGGAGTGCCATACATAGACGGGGCTACGCTAAAGGGTCTTGCAAGGCATGTGCTTCTGCTGTCCATACAGGAAGCCCTGAGCGAAAGACTTGGTGAGGAGAAACCTCTTTCTGAGATTGAAAAGTTTTTGCTGAGCGAGGAGGAAAACTTCAGAAAGCACAGGTTCTTTGAAGAGCTAAGGAACAGAGAGGTTGAAATTGTCCTGAGCGAGCCTTCTGTAAAGTTCAAGGACGCCCACATAACTTTCAGAAAAATCTTTGGCACACTGGAAAAAAGAGGTCAGATTATTTTCTATGACGCCTTTCCAGAAAAATTTAGCCCAGACCAGCTTGAACTTGACATCATGAACCCTCACTATTCTGAATACTACCAGAGCAAAGGTCAAAAGCCCCCGGCGGACTGGCAAAACCCAGTGCCGGTAAAGTTTCTGACATTAAAAAGAGGAGTTGTCTTTCGCTTCTGTCTGGACTATGAACCCCTCGGAGAGCAAGAGCCCGAGCTTCCTGAATATGCTGAGGTTCTCCTGAGAACCGGTCTTCAAAACTTCGGAGTAGGTGGTAAAAAGGCAAAGGGCTATGGCTGGTTTGAGCCCTGA
- the cmr3 gene encoding type III-B CRISPR module-associated protein Cmr3, with protein sequence MRLYVLEPYDVLTFGGLRHFGAGETHLQRSSFPPPIMRFFHLFKKVYGVFLWKEGQLYIPAPADVVKERKKKDNYEVKILRLSREGVPLITGTDKAFETVGNAFISYQHFVESYSRGMENIKVYPLEEFISVEYRIGIGLDKDRRVAKETLLYSQEFLRLERKERENNQLKFARAYISVLADGRWEDAGQETAGLGGERRLAFVKEESIRPFEKPIQIERGKTYKFYCTSHLSVEGGLRRGSALKINSLSFELLWLFGGGVEYVSGFAKPFLQMLRPGSVLLLKALDGGGLGCRLCQIEGKPKVNVRKGIRWDMDNFLDRGWNSGILMEVER encoded by the coding sequence ATGAGGCTGTATGTCCTTGAGCCTTACGATGTGCTGACCTTTGGGGGTCTGAGGCACTTTGGTGCCGGAGAGACACATCTTCAGAGGAGCAGTTTTCCACCACCCATAATGAGGTTCTTTCACCTTTTTAAGAAAGTCTACGGCGTGTTTCTGTGGAAAGAGGGTCAGCTTTACATACCTGCACCCGCAGATGTGGTAAAGGAGAGGAAAAAGAAGGACAATTACGAGGTGAAGATTCTCAGGCTGAGTAGAGAAGGCGTTCCGCTCATTACAGGCACCGATAAAGCCTTTGAAACAGTAGGAAATGCCTTTATAAGTTACCAGCATTTTGTGGAGAGCTACTCAAGGGGCATGGAAAACATAAAAGTGTATCCTCTGGAGGAATTCATAAGCGTTGAATACAGGATTGGCATCGGTCTGGACAAAGACAGAAGGGTGGCAAAGGAGACTCTCCTGTATTCTCAGGAGTTTCTGAGGCTGGAAAGGAAGGAAAGGGAAAACAACCAACTGAAATTCGCAAGGGCTTACATTAGCGTGCTGGCAGACGGCAGGTGGGAGGATGCAGGGCAGGAGACCGCAGGTCTGGGAGGAGAGAGAAGGTTAGCCTTTGTGAAAGAGGAAAGCATAAGACCTTTTGAAAAACCCATTCAGATAGAAAGGGGCAAGACCTACAAGTTCTACTGCACCAGCCACCTTTCTGTGGAGGGTGGGCTCAGGCGTGGCAGTGCGTTGAAGATAAACAGCCTCAGTTTTGAGCTTCTTTGGCTTTTCGGTGGTGGGGTTGAGTATGTGTCGGGCTTTGCCAAGCCCTTCCTGCAGATGCTAAGACCGGGCAGTGTGCTTCTGCTGAAGGCTCTGGACGGCGGAGGGCTTGGATGTCGGCTCTGTCAGATTGAGGGAAAGCCTAAGGTTAATGTAAGAAAAGGAATAAGGTGGGACATGGATAATTTTCTGGATAGAGGATGGAACAGCGGAATACTTATGGAGGTAGAGAGATGA
- the cas6 gene encoding CRISPR-associated endoribonuclease Cas6: MEGFRLQADIKLSQSRLPLLFRNRLMSAFKSLMEDELYAERLPRPFSFFLSFEGELHGEDFVLRKPVARLYMSFLEKPLGETFAGKLLSLRDFPLSGDIKMSVSSIRSLPVKNINSPRVVFRLLSPAVLESKENKPILPSHGDFQNEFNRFHRRVFELLGYEYRDVSLRFHFWKKIVVKHTLSGFRRSSGKRLMYLTGFVGRFEVEGDPQSLRLLYLKGWGGRTGEGFGFVDVEDVRI, from the coding sequence ATGGAAGGCTTTAGGTTGCAAGCAGATATAAAGCTGAGCCAGAGCAGGCTTCCACTTCTTTTCAGAAACCGCCTCATGTCTGCCTTCAAAAGCCTTATGGAGGATGAGCTGTATGCTGAAAGGCTTCCAAGACCCTTTAGCTTTTTTCTGAGTTTTGAGGGTGAGCTCCATGGTGAGGATTTTGTCCTAAGAAAGCCGGTTGCAAGGCTCTACATGAGCTTTCTGGAAAAGCCCCTCGGCGAGACCTTTGCAGGCAAGCTTCTGAGTTTGAGGGACTTTCCACTGTCAGGGGACATTAAAATGAGCGTCAGCTCCATCCGGAGTCTGCCGGTGAAAAACATAAACAGCCCGAGGGTGGTCTTTCGCCTTCTGTCGCCTGCGGTTCTTGAGAGCAAAGAGAACAAGCCTATACTTCCCAGCCACGGAGACTTTCAGAACGAGTTTAACCGCTTCCACAGAAGGGTCTTTGAGCTTCTGGGCTATGAATACAGGGATGTTTCACTTAGGTTCCATTTCTGGAAGAAGATAGTCGTAAAGCATACGCTGAGTGGCTTCAGACGCTCTAGCGGTAAGAGGCTCATGTATCTTACAGGTTTTGTGGGCAGGTTTGAAGTGGAAGGAGACCCGCAGAGCCTCAGGCTTCTGTATCTGAAGGGCTGGGGCGGTCGCACCGGCGAGGGCTTTGGCTTTGTGGATGTGGAGGATGTCAGAATATAG
- the cas2 gene encoding CRISPR-associated endonuclease Cas2, with product MRLVVYDYTEERIRKKVRKSLKRHGLHAQLSVFETHQDPTTLKTSLLTENSPNFRLTVFRLRKNAQPIKIGNHYDGSDQSVF from the coding sequence ATGAGGCTTGTAGTGTATGACTACACAGAAGAACGCATAAGGAAGAAGGTGAGAAAATCCCTCAAGAGGCATGGACTCCACGCCCAGCTGAGCGTATTTGAAACCCACCAGGACCCCACAACACTGAAAACCTCGCTACTGACAGAAAACAGCCCCAACTTCAGGCTCACTGTGTTTAGACTGAGAAAGAACGCACAGCCTATCAAAATAGGCAACCACTACGACGGAAGCGACCAGAGCGTCTTCTAA